From the Leptolyngbya sp. O-77 genome, one window contains:
- a CDS encoding helix-turn-helix transcriptional regulator, whose product MPPTSLFESLLDGILIATESELIIANDAARQICKVLWHRVQAERRSPLQVPTDLWQVCQLVTTGHIANLTVQDGESFVEPRQQIRMRSHWMTLAEGDRPYLLVILEDQDSLRRRAARAEARRFRLTRRETEIWELHRAGHSRQEIADLCYITLETVKKHLKSVRAKIEPWEAAS is encoded by the coding sequence ATGCCCCCTACTTCACTGTTCGAGAGTTTGTTAGACGGTATTCTCATCGCGACGGAAAGTGAGTTAATTATTGCAAACGATGCGGCTCGACAGATTTGTAAAGTGCTTTGGCATCGGGTTCAGGCTGAGCGGCGATCGCCCCTCCAGGTGCCGACGGATCTCTGGCAGGTATGCCAGTTGGTTACCACTGGACACATCGCCAACCTCACGGTTCAAGATGGCGAATCCTTCGTAGAACCGCGCCAGCAAATTCGGATGCGATCGCACTGGATGACCCTAGCTGAGGGCGATCGCCCTTATCTGCTGGTGATTCTGGAAGACCAGGACAGCCTGCGCCGCCGAGCCGCCCGCGCCGAAGCCCGTCGCTTTCGCCTCACCCGACGCGAAACGGAAATTTGGGAACTGCACCGCGCTGGCCACAGCCGCCAGGAAATTGCCGACCTCTGCTACATCACGCTGGAAACCGTGAAAAAACACCTGAAAAGCGTCCGCGCCAAAATCGAACCTTGGGAAGCAGCAAGCTGA
- a CDS encoding DUF2232 domain-containing protein, which translates to MSHLRDDVPAEDDAQGWQGKGRSPSDCPSSSSDTEWDAALRAMGEEPELAIADSPEPLPVQVNVAPAPLKLVETAFLSSTAGLLWLVSYYLSLVPWMRIVFPLPIALVYLRWGARAAWMSLLVTGLLLSVLMGPFLSILFIIPYGLLGVQLGFLWRRGAGWPISISMGAVLATLGLFARVALTSAFVGEDLWVYLTRRIADLLEWLVTRLVDWGLLGVGALGQINLPAVQALTVGAFLLSDLVYVFTIHLAGWLLLGRLGNAIPEPPRWVRLLLEEE; encoded by the coding sequence ATGAGCCACTTGCGAGATGATGTGCCAGCAGAAGATGATGCCCAAGGGTGGCAAGGCAAAGGGCGATCGCCCTCCGATTGCCCCTCTTCGTCTAGCGATACCGAATGGGACGCAGCACTGCGGGCAATGGGCGAGGAACCCGAACTAGCGATCGCCGATTCTCCCGAGCCTCTGCCTGTGCAGGTCAATGTGGCTCCGGCTCCGCTCAAGCTCGTGGAAACGGCGTTTTTGTCTAGCACGGCGGGGTTGCTGTGGCTGGTGAGCTACTATCTTAGCCTGGTGCCCTGGATGCGGATTGTGTTTCCGCTGCCAATCGCCCTGGTGTATTTGCGCTGGGGAGCGCGGGCTGCCTGGATGTCGCTGCTGGTGACGGGGCTGCTGCTGTCGGTGCTGATGGGCCCATTTCTCAGCATTTTGTTCATCATTCCCTACGGCCTGCTAGGCGTGCAGCTTGGCTTTTTGTGGCGGCGGGGCGCGGGCTGGCCGATCTCAATTAGCATGGGTGCAGTGCTGGCGACGCTGGGTTTGTTTGCGCGAGTCGCGCTAACGTCGGCCTTTGTAGGCGAAGACCTGTGGGTTTATCTAACGCGGCGCATCGCCGATTTGCTGGAGTGGCTGGTGACGCGGCTCGTGGATTGGGGGCTGCTGGGTGTAGGCGCACTAGGACAGATCAATCTGCCCGCTGTGCAGGCGCTGACGGTAGGAGCCTTTTTGCTGAGCGATTTGGTGTATGTGTTTACGATTCACCTGGCGGGATGGCTCTTGCTGGGGCGACTAGGCAACGCCATTCCTGAACCGCCACGCTGGGTAAGACTCTTGCTGGAAGAGGAATAG
- a CDS encoding polysaccharide biosynthesis/export family protein, producing MLTWKIVKRIGYSAVTSAAILIASPSLTPAQTVTGQNVSNVTAVSAASPLLQPAYILGTGDELSIAVYGYDEYTLTTSILPDGTITLPLIGPIQAAGKTTEQFKQDLTERLRAILVNPAATVTVLTPRPIVVNVAGEVMRPGPVRGTDLQGTPTLSAALISAGGVTRNADIRQVYLRRVGPNGGNQSYTINLWEAISSDSAGADPLIQDGDSIYIPPLGQGEVLDRQLLARSSFSPATVRVRVVGEVTKPGEVQVPPGSSVSSAVAIAGGPTEDARLSRVAFIRMNEQGIVERRMLDLRNLSDANEIQDGDVVIVPRRRDTSFLQMVGRVLNPLGSIIGIIEGLDGLLQDDNNN from the coding sequence ATGCTGACCTGGAAAATTGTCAAGCGCATTGGCTACTCGGCTGTCACCTCGGCAGCGATCCTGATCGCCTCGCCCAGCCTTACGCCCGCCCAAACGGTGACCGGGCAGAATGTGTCGAATGTAACCGCCGTCAGCGCTGCCTCTCCACTCCTGCAACCTGCCTACATTCTCGGCACGGGCGACGAACTGAGCATTGCCGTCTATGGGTATGACGAATACACCCTGACTACTTCGATCCTGCCAGACGGCACCATCACCCTGCCGCTGATTGGGCCAATTCAGGCAGCGGGGAAGACCACAGAGCAATTTAAGCAAGACCTGACCGAGCGGCTGCGAGCGATTCTGGTTAATCCAGCAGCCACAGTGACCGTGCTAACTCCCCGCCCAATCGTGGTCAACGTCGCTGGCGAAGTGATGCGCCCTGGCCCTGTGCGAGGAACAGACCTGCAAGGCACGCCCACGCTCAGCGCCGCGCTGATCTCGGCGGGTGGCGTTACGCGAAATGCGGATATCCGCCAAGTCTATCTGCGTCGCGTTGGCCCCAATGGCGGCAACCAGTCTTACACAATCAATCTGTGGGAAGCCATCAGCAGTGATAGTGCTGGGGCTGACCCGTTGATTCAAGATGGCGATAGCATTTACATCCCTCCACTCGGCCAGGGCGAAGTTTTGGATCGCCAACTGCTGGCCCGCTCTAGTTTCTCGCCTGCAACAGTGCGCGTGCGCGTGGTGGGCGAAGTGACCAAGCCCGGTGAAGTGCAGGTGCCGCCCGGTAGCTCGGTGTCTAGTGCAGTGGCGATCGCTGGGGGCCCGACCGAAGATGCCCGCCTCAGTCGCGTCGCCTTTATCCGCATGAACGAGCAGGGGATTGTCGAGCGACGCATGCTTGACCTGCGGAACCTCAGCGATGCCAACGAGATTCAGGATGGCGATGTGGTTATTGTACCCAGACGGCGAGACACCAGTTTCCTACAAATGGTGGGGCGAGTGCTAAATCCCCTCGGTTCTATTATTGGCATCATAGAAGGGCTGGATGGACTGCTGCAAGACGATAATAATAACTAG
- a CDS encoding EAL domain-containing protein: MLHWLKPPAKLPFAIQRLPLVKTVWDRILPGVLAGLLVLGLIHLGLVQSLEHLGYNALFSLRGPIAWSKDIVVVEIDEESQRSAGQTVWTRDRYADLINQLSPAQPSVIVLNPLLSENDPQDMALVAAMRESGKVVLGQSWTDADSAIVPALPLRAVAVDIGHVFSREDLDGLVRQIRLRRYGVPALSLVAANLHLRPLGERIVVENPNQELWINWPAAARELTHYSYADVVRGQVPLQFFRDKIVLVGITTSPMNSLQTPFDRAVPVSDMYLQAAAISNLLQQNDLRRLGSGWQGLLLLLGGPVLSFGLMGWSFERRLMAWLGLCLGWLGLSVLLFHYQYWIPVAMPVLLVTLTGAAVALREQSRTNLLLRQSEERYALAVQGSNEGLWDWNLMTNQVYYSPRWKEMLGWEESEVGDRLEEWYERVHPDDLDSLKAALQEHLDGHTAHFEHEHRMIHREGSYRWMLTRGVAIKHRDGTAYRMAGSQSDITQRKEAEDQLWHNAYYDDLTGLPNRAFFLDRLRQAIAFSQEYPLCFHAVLLIDLDRFQVVNNSLGNSVGDQLLIATAHRLKGFLPSEAVVSRLPGDEFAILLPNIEDEREATRTAEQLQQILARPFNVGDQEVYITISIGIAISSARYTQAEHMLQDADTALHRAKASGKARHQVFDPAMHNRMLAWLKLENDLRRAIAQEERYAMIGADNPEPELFLHYQPLVQLDTRRIVGFEALIRWYHPSTGFLPPGKFIPMAEETGQIIPLGWWILRQACRQMNRWQMQFPDLPPLTINVNLSSRQFSLPDLTQQIQGILYETGLDASSLKLEITEGTIMENGRAVIDMLYQLRSLGIQLAIDDFGTGYSSLSYLYRFPINTLKIDRSFITKMHTDKDSAAIVRTIINLAHSLGLDVTAEGVEDPEQVTRLKEMNCECGQGFLFSKAIDAEAAEALLSQTELIQDFT; this comes from the coding sequence ATGCTCCATTGGTTAAAACCGCCCGCTAAGCTGCCGTTTGCGATTCAGCGCTTGCCGCTGGTGAAGACGGTTTGGGATCGGATTTTGCCGGGGGTGTTGGCGGGGTTGCTGGTGCTGGGACTGATTCATCTGGGTCTGGTGCAGTCTTTGGAACACCTGGGATATAACGCCCTGTTCTCACTGCGCGGGCCGATTGCCTGGAGCAAAGATATCGTCGTGGTCGAAATTGACGAAGAGAGTCAGCGGAGTGCTGGGCAAACTGTGTGGACGCGCGATCGCTACGCAGACCTAATCAACCAGCTCAGCCCCGCCCAGCCCAGCGTCATCGTCCTCAACCCGCTCTTGTCGGAAAATGATCCCCAGGACATGGCCCTGGTAGCAGCAATGAGAGAGTCTGGCAAAGTTGTGTTGGGTCAGTCCTGGACTGATGCGGACTCGGCGATCGTGCCTGCTTTGCCCCTACGAGCCGTTGCAGTTGATATCGGACACGTCTTTTCGCGTGAAGATCTGGATGGATTGGTGCGCCAGATTCGCCTGCGACGCTATGGAGTGCCAGCGCTGTCGCTGGTGGCGGCCAATCTCCACCTGCGTCCGCTGGGCGAGCGAATTGTGGTTGAAAATCCTAACCAGGAACTCTGGATCAACTGGCCCGCTGCCGCCCGCGAATTGACTCACTACTCCTACGCAGATGTAGTGCGGGGGCAGGTGCCGCTCCAGTTTTTCCGAGACAAGATCGTGCTGGTGGGCATTACCACCTCTCCGATGAACTCGCTGCAAACGCCGTTTGACCGGGCTGTTCCGGTGAGCGATATGTATCTGCAAGCGGCTGCGATTAGCAACCTGCTTCAGCAGAATGATCTGCGGCGGTTGGGCAGCGGTTGGCAGGGATTGCTGCTGCTTTTGGGCGGGCCGGTGCTGAGCTTTGGGCTGATGGGGTGGTCGTTTGAGCGGCGGCTGATGGCGTGGCTGGGGCTGTGTTTGGGCTGGCTGGGGCTGTCGGTGCTGTTGTTTCATTACCAGTATTGGATTCCGGTGGCAATGCCCGTGCTGCTGGTGACGCTGACGGGTGCGGCAGTGGCGCTGCGGGAACAGTCGCGAACGAATCTGCTGCTGCGTCAGAGCGAGGAGCGCTATGCCCTGGCAGTGCAGGGGTCGAACGAGGGTCTGTGGGACTGGAACCTGATGACGAATCAGGTCTACTATTCTCCTCGGTGGAAGGAGATGCTGGGCTGGGAGGAGTCGGAGGTGGGCGATCGCCTTGAGGAATGGTACGAGCGGGTGCATCCCGATGACCTAGATTCGCTTAAGGCCGCCCTCCAAGAGCATCTCGACGGGCACACGGCCCATTTCGAGCATGAGCATCGCATGATTCATCGCGAGGGCAGCTATCGCTGGATGCTGACACGGGGCGTGGCTATCAAGCATCGCGACGGCACGGCTTACCGCATGGCGGGTTCCCAAAGCGACATTACCCAGCGTAAAGAGGCCGAAGACCAGCTTTGGCACAACGCCTACTACGACGATTTGACTGGGCTGCCCAATCGCGCCTTTTTCCTGGATCGGCTGCGGCAGGCGATCGCCTTTTCCCAGGAATATCCGCTCTGCTTTCATGCTGTCCTGCTGATTGACCTGGATCGGTTTCAGGTCGTCAACAACAGCCTGGGGAACAGCGTTGGCGACCAGCTTTTGATTGCCACGGCGCATCGCCTGAAGGGGTTTTTGCCCAGCGAAGCCGTGGTGTCTCGGCTGCCGGGGGATGAGTTTGCTATCCTGCTGCCCAACATTGAAGACGAGCGCGAAGCTACGCGCACAGCCGAACAGCTTCAGCAAATCCTGGCTCGGCCATTCAACGTTGGCGATCAAGAGGTTTATATCACCATCAGTATTGGAATTGCCATTAGCTCTGCCCGCTATACCCAGGCAGAACACATGCTGCAAGATGCTGACACGGCGTTGCACCGCGCCAAGGCCAGCGGCAAGGCTCGCCACCAGGTGTTTGACCCGGCCATGCACAACCGCATGTTGGCCTGGCTCAAGCTAGAAAATGACCTGCGGCGGGCGATCGCTCAGGAAGAGCGCTACGCCATGATCGGCGCAGATAATCCAGAACCAGAGCTATTTTTGCACTATCAGCCGCTGGTGCAACTCGACACCCGCCGCATTGTGGGCTTTGAGGCGCTGATCCGCTGGTATCATCCCAGCACAGGATTTTTACCACCCGGAAAGTTTATCCCGATGGCAGAGGAAACCGGGCAAATCATTCCCCTCGGCTGGTGGATTTTGCGCCAGGCCTGCCGCCAGATGAACCGCTGGCAGATGCAGTTTCCCGACTTGCCGCCGCTGACGATCAACGTCAACCTTTCCAGCCGCCAGTTTTCCCTGCCCGACCTGACCCAGCAAATCCAGGGCATCCTCTACGAAACGGGGCTGGATGCCTCCAGCCTGAAGCTGGAAATTACGGAAGGCACGATTATGGAAAACGGTCGAGCCGTCATCGACATGCTCTATCAACTGCGATCGCTCGGCATCCAGCTTGCTATCGACGACTTTGGCACGGGCTATTCCTCCCTCAGCTACCTCTATCGTTTTCCCATCAACACGCTGAAAATCGATCGCTCCTTTATCACCAAGATGCATACCGATAAGGACAGCGCCGCTATCGTCCGCACGATTATCAACCTGGCCCATAGCCTGGGGCTGGATGTCACCGCTGAGGGGGTGGAAGATCCCGAACAGGTGACCCGCCTGAAAGAGATGAACTGCGAATGCGGTCAAGGATTTTTGTTTAGCAAGGCGATCGATGCGGAAGCGGCAGAGGCCCTGCTCAGCCAGACGGAGCTAATTCAGGACTTTACGTAA
- a CDS encoding DEAD/DEAH box helicase — translation MDVSSAPFQLDLDRVFPFELDAFQREAIAALDAGKSVVVCAPTGSGKTLIGEYAIIRALAQNEELAAQGSRSCPRRVFYTTPLKALSNQKLRDFRDRFGEQNIGLLTGDVSINRDAPILVMTTEIFRNMLYGTPIGEVGTSMEGVDAVVLDECHYMNDRQRGTVWEESIIYCPKEVQLVALSATVANSDQLTDWIDRVHGPTALIYSDFRPVPLEFYFGSPKGLFPLLNDEKTAVNPRFKKKRGKQPRVRQEPTKISFLVSQLQQRDMLPAIYFIFSRRGCDQAVQEIETLSLVNEAEKAQLKAFIDLFLERNPEAVRASQIEPLYRGIAAHHAGILPAWKVLVEELFQQGLIKVVFATETLAAGINMPARTTVISSLSKRTDRGHRLLTASEFLQMAGRAGRRGMDDRGYVVTVQTPFEGATEAAYLATQGADPLVSQFTPSYGMVLNLLQTHSEEEARDLIERSFGQYLSTLYLRPQQLAIADLEAEVEQQQAQIAHVDADILNSYEKLHDRIKEERRILKYLQQQAQELQVKDMHAALPFAIAGSILSLKGKYVPVAKPLPAVLVAKTQGGGQLPYFVCLGQDNRWRVVTANDVVGLHAELPRMAQVDHLTVPPELPPKPGQVRSGSEESAAIAQQIPSIPAPTEQAPEVIEQQAKVRELDLELQRHPARQFGNPGQILKRRKQVERLLEELGDRRAKLERHTHRYWQEFVNLMEILRRFGCLDGVVPTELGQIAAAIRGDNELWLGLAMASGELDDLDPHELVTVCAALTTEVSRPDVWTSYQVSAGVESALEGLRSTRRQLIKLQHQYQVALPVWMEYDFIPLVEQWALGVEWPELCANTSLDEGDIVRVLRRTLDFMSQIPHVPYLPSTLRDNARRAIALIDRFPVNEGIE, via the coding sequence GTGGATGTTTCTTCTGCACCATTTCAGCTTGACTTAGATCGAGTATTCCCATTTGAGCTGGATGCCTTTCAACGGGAAGCGATCGCCGCCCTGGATGCAGGAAAATCTGTGGTGGTTTGTGCGCCCACGGGTTCGGGCAAAACGCTGATTGGCGAATATGCAATTATTCGGGCACTGGCGCAAAATGAGGAACTGGCGGCTCAAGGCAGTAGATCGTGCCCCCGTCGCGTGTTCTACACCACGCCGCTGAAGGCGCTATCCAACCAAAAATTGCGCGATTTTCGCGATCGCTTTGGCGAGCAAAACATTGGCCTGCTCACAGGCGACGTGTCGATTAACCGCGACGCGCCGATTTTGGTGATGACGACGGAAATTTTCCGAAACATGCTCTATGGCACGCCCATCGGCGAAGTAGGCACCTCGATGGAAGGCGTGGATGCCGTCGTGCTGGACGAGTGCCATTACATGAACGATCGCCAGCGAGGCACCGTCTGGGAAGAGTCCATCATCTACTGTCCCAAAGAGGTGCAGCTTGTGGCGCTGTCGGCCACCGTCGCCAACAGCGACCAACTCACCGACTGGATCGACCGAGTTCACGGCCCCACCGCGCTGATCTATTCCGACTTTCGCCCCGTGCCCCTGGAGTTTTACTTTGGGTCGCCCAAGGGTCTGTTTCCCCTGCTCAATGACGAAAAAACTGCCGTTAACCCCCGCTTCAAGAAAAAGCGCGGCAAACAGCCCAGGGTTCGGCAAGAGCCAACGAAGATTTCCTTTCTAGTCAGTCAGCTTCAGCAGCGCGACATGCTGCCTGCTATCTACTTCATCTTTAGCCGCCGGGGCTGCGACCAGGCAGTGCAGGAAATCGAAACCCTATCGCTGGTGAATGAAGCCGAAAAAGCCCAGCTAAAAGCTTTCATTGACCTGTTTCTGGAGCGCAACCCAGAGGCAGTCCGCGCCAGCCAGATCGAGCCGTTGTATCGGGGGATTGCGGCTCACCACGCGGGCATTCTGCCGGCCTGGAAGGTGTTGGTGGAGGAACTATTTCAGCAGGGACTGATCAAGGTCGTGTTTGCCACTGAAACGCTGGCCGCTGGGATCAACATGCCTGCCCGCACCACGGTCATTTCCAGCCTGTCGAAGCGGACAGATCGGGGGCATCGCCTGCTAACGGCCTCAGAATTTTTGCAGATGGCGGGGCGGGCCGGGCGGCGCGGCATGGACGACCGGGGCTATGTGGTGACGGTGCAAACGCCCTTTGAAGGGGCAACGGAGGCGGCGTACCTGGCGACGCAGGGCGCAGATCCGCTGGTGAGCCAGTTTACCCCTAGCTACGGCATGGTGCTGAATCTGCTGCAAACGCACTCGGAGGAGGAGGCGCGGGATCTGATCGAGCGCAGCTTTGGGCAGTATCTGTCTACGCTGTATCTGCGGCCGCAGCAATTGGCGATCGCCGATCTGGAGGCCGAAGTCGAGCAGCAGCAGGCGCAAATCGCCCATGTCGATGCTGACATTCTCAACAGCTACGAAAAGCTGCACGACCGGATCAAAGAAGAGCGCCGCATTTTGAAATATCTCCAGCAGCAGGCGCAAGAGTTGCAAGTGAAAGACATGCACGCGGCGCTGCCGTTTGCGATTGCCGGAAGTATTCTCTCGCTCAAAGGAAAATACGTACCCGTTGCCAAGCCCTTGCCTGCGGTACTGGTGGCAAAGACGCAGGGCGGCGGGCAGTTGCCCTATTTTGTTTGCCTGGGGCAAGACAACCGCTGGCGCGTGGTGACGGCAAACGACGTGGTGGGCCTTCATGCCGAGCTGCCCCGCATGGCGCAGGTGGATCATTTAACCGTGCCGCCAGAACTGCCGCCAAAGCCGGGGCAAGTCCGCTCTGGCTCAGAAGAATCGGCGGCGATCGCCCAGCAGATTCCCTCCATCCCCGCCCCGACCGAGCAGGCTCCCGAAGTTATAGAACAGCAGGCAAAAGTGCGGGAGCTAGACCTAGAGCTACAGCGACACCCGGCGCGTCAGTTTGGCAATCCGGGACAAATTTTGAAGCGGCGCAAGCAGGTCGAGCGGCTGTTGGAGGAGTTGGGCGATCGCCGCGCCAAGCTAGAGCGCCACACCCATCGCTACTGGCAGGAATTCGTCAATTTGATGGAAATTTTGCGGCGGTTTGGCTGTCTGGATGGCGTGGTGCCAACGGAATTGGGACAGATCGCCGCCGCCATCCGGGGCGACAATGAACTCTGGCTGGGGCTGGCGATGGCATCGGGCGAGCTAGACGATCTCGATCCTCATGAACTGGTGACGGTCTGTGCGGCGCTGACGACGGAGGTGTCTCGCCCAGATGTGTGGACGAGCTATCAGGTGTCTGCTGGGGTAGAGTCGGCGCTGGAAGGACTCCGCAGCACGCGCCGCCAGCTCATCAAGCTCCAGCATCAGTATCAGGTGGCGCTGCCCGTGTGGATGGAGTATGACTTTATTCCGCTGGTAGAGCAGTGGGCGCTGGGGGTGGAATGGCCGGAACTGTGCGCCAATACGAGCCTGGATGAGGGGGATATTGTTCGGGTTCTGCGACGGACGCTGGATTTTATGTCGCAGATTCCTCATGTGCCGTATTTGCCGTCTACCTTAAGGGATAATGCTCGTCGGGCGATCGCCCTGATCGATCGCTTCCCGGTGAATGAAGGGATTGAGTAA